In Castanea sativa cultivar Marrone di Chiusa Pesio chromosome 6, ASM4071231v1, a single window of DNA contains:
- the LOC142639603 gene encoding uncharacterized protein LOC142639603: protein MSDVLYRETKYMTAKDALLAREEKLRKRERQEDTRSNKGRNMARTRERREDQRPKPPAGRFTNFTPLTAPIDQVLMQIKDERTLTFPSKLKGDPNKRLMDRYCHFHGDHGHDMADWSSKKARKTYLWMVQSVQLTGSSPKMARLDNLSIEFSEEDTRRLHHPHDDVLVVSIRAGDYNMHRVLVDNGSSVDILYYPAFQQMGIGREQFIPTSAPFIGFRGIRVYPLGVVTLSVTVEDYPEQITKDVVFLVVNYSSAYNAILGWPALNAWKAVTSTYHLMVKCPTEYGVGKLRGNQVVARECYVAMMEMDDQL from the exons atGTCAGATGTGCTTTATAGGGAAACGAAGTACATGACCGCAAAAGATGCATTGCTAGCCCGAGAGGAAAAGcttagaaaaagggaaaggcaggaagACACACGATCGAATAAGGGACGGAATATGGCTAGAACTAGAGAGCGACGGGAAGATCAACGACCCAAACCACCTGCAggaagattcacgaacttcacccCTCTTACAGCCCCAATCGACCAAGTattaatgcagatcaaagatgaaagAACCCTGACGTTTCCtagcaagctgaagggagatccgaacaagaggctaATGGACAGATACTGCCAttttcatggcgatcatggccacgaCATGGCGGATT GGTCGTCTAAAAAGGCCCGAAAAACATATTTGTGGATGGTTCAAAGCGTTCAGCTGACGGGTTCCTCACCAAAAATGGCGCGACTTGATAACCTCAGCATCGAGTTTTCGGAAGAAGATAcgcgacgccttcaccacccacatgacgacgtGCTTGTCGTTAGCATACgggcaggggactacaacatgcatcgagttttggtcGATAACGGAAGCTCAGTGgatatcctttactaccccgcattccagcaaatggggattggtaGAGAACAATTTATCCCAACAAGTGCACCATTCATTGGCTTCAGAGGAATAAGGGTCTACCCTTTGGGCGTCGTCACGTTGTCTGTGACGGTCGAAGACTACCCCgagcaaataaccaaggatgtagtTTTTCTTGTGGTCAACTACTCTTCTGCCTATAACGCCATCCTCGGATGGCCcgctctcaatgcatggaaggctgtaACCTCGACCTACCATTTAATGGTCAAATGCCCTACCGAATATGGAGTTGGAAAGTTGCGTGGAAATCAGGTGGTTGCACGAGAATGCTACGttgccatgatggaaatggacgACCAGTTGTaa
- the LOC142639604 gene encoding uncharacterized protein LOC142639604: protein MELSPPRTVKEVQSLNGKIAALSRFVSRATDKCLPFFRTLKRSFEWTDECQKAFEDLKVYLSASSLLSSSMPGEELLLYLAVSSAAVSVALIREEDKVQRPVYFISRALRGAKERYPQMEKLAFALVTAAWKLKPYFQAHTINVLTDKPLRRAICSPEAAGRLALWAIELNEFDIRYQPWAAMKGQKLADFIAEFTIIKDQGAEEMPMWRVHTDGSFNKHAGGAGVVNGSYECKNERIKRYLEEVKGRTNNLQIKMVQIPREENQDVDRLTKATSAEPMIIPNQVLSFVQLSSLLDGTSMQEVSNDHCWTAPIAAYLKDGKLPDNKEDAGKLKVKAARTTARTPIGETLFRLAYGSEAVIPAEVGLTSYRVENYDKSKNNEQMRLQLDLVDEVRAAAKQRLVRYQDLMAKHYNSKVRHKDIQVGDLVLRRVLSATKDAFQGKLGLNCEGPYMIISWHRKGTYYLETLDGKKLSHPWNTEHLKKYYQ from the exons ATGgaactatctcctccaaggacggtaaaggaagtacaaagttTGAACGGCAAGATAGCAGCCTTGAGCAGATTCGTATCAAGggcgacggacaaatgcctccctTTTTTTCGCACACTAAAAAGATCATTTGAATGGACAGAtgagtgccaaaaggcatttgaagatttaaagGTGTATCTCTCCGCTTCGTCGTTGCTCAGCTCGTCTATGCCGGGGGAAGAATTGTTGCTATACCTTGCTGTCTCCTCAGCAGCGGTCAGTGTAGCTCTtattagagaagaagataaggtacAAAGGCCCGTGTATTTTATAAGCCGGGCACTGAGAGGAGCAAAAGAAAGGTACCCTCAGATGGAAAAACTCGCATTCGCACTAGTGACCGCCGCTTGGaaactcaaaccatactttcaagcgCATACCATAAATGTCTTGACAGATAAACCCTTACGAAGAGCAATTTGTAGTCCCGAAGCTGCCGGACGGCTGGCGCTATGGGCGATCGAGCTGAATGAGTTCGATATTCGATACCAACCATGGGCAGCCATGAAAGGACAGAaattggcagacttcatcgctGAATTCACTATCATAAAAGACCAGGGGGCAGAGGAGATGCCCATGTGGAGAGTCCATACAGATGGATCTTTCAATAAACATGCTGGAGGTGCtggagtt GTTAACGGGAGCTATGAGTGCAAGAATGAAAGGATAAAAAGGTATcttgaggaagtgaagggtcgaacaaATAACCTCCAAATCAAGatggttcaaatcccaagggaagaGAACCAAGATGTCGACCGACTCACAAAAGCAACTTCAGCCGAACCTATGATCATCCCCAACCAGGTATTATCCTTCGTCCAGctctcatcattattagatggcactagcatgcaggaggtaagcaATGATCATTGTTGGACGGCTCCAATAGCGGCGTATCTCAAGGATGGCAAGCTGCCAGACAACAAAGAGGACGCAgggaagttgaaggttaaagctgcccG GACAACGGCAAGAACACCAATAGGAGAAACGCTGTTTCGATTGGCTTATGGTAGTGAGGCCGTTATACCAGCAGAAGTAGGTCTAACAAGCTACCGGGTTGAGAACTACgataaaagcaaaaataacGAACAAATGCGTTTACAGCTCGATCTTGTGGATGAAGTCAGGGCCGCAGCAAAGCAGAGACTAGTGCGATACCAGGACCTGATggcaaagcattacaactccaaggtcagGCATAAGGACAtccaggtgggagatctggtcttAAGAAGAGTACTCAGCGCTACAAAAGATGCCTTTCAAGGGAAGCTAGGACTTAACTGTGAAGGACCATACATgatcatttcatggcataggaagggaacgtactacttagaGACACTAGACGGAAAAAAACTGAGTCATccatggaacacggagcacctgaagaagtactaccagtag
- the LOC142638513 gene encoding putative FBD-associated F-box protein At3g50710 yields MKKIAVVDRISDLPESLLCHILCFLPTKEAVATSLLSSRWKLLWTLVPKLDLDSENINTLSDDDDEKCDIMFANIVSRVLAQQQCGELQSFRLQWQFGWDGSHLDAWLRTVAARKVKELYLDIHIGYSYDDVENLKLPPIFFSFRTLVVLILSGDIDIDIDIDVDVDVDTPALSFHFPSLKILHLLNIHLAEDSFLRLLCGCPILEDLSFTSEHLEGQYKICVPLLKRLCILETEFNDSDYQLEIYAPALEYFNFDGYLRDIKFHENLDNVVQAGVYISTFEVEDEHEECFSKRVFRLFAALNNVKFLSFSPSGIEWHSIANIYPSAFQNLVQLEFKVVDCNWHLLEDLLQKAPNLESLVISKGYDFIQSNLCWKEPKYEPEYLSSLTSFYYRGFKGLNDEVEFVKYILKGARVLKTATIQFYKGESKESVPEKLSVFPRPATTCLLRDE; encoded by the exons ATGAAAAAGATTGCAGTGGTCGACAGGATTAGTGATCTACCGGAATCTCTTCTCTGTCACATCCTCTGCTTCCTTCCAACCAAAGAAGCAGTCGCCACAAGCCTTTTGTCGAGCAGGTGGAAGCTCCTTTGGACTCTCGTTCCAAAGCTAGACCTCGACAGTGAAAATATCAACACTTTGTCTGATGACGATGATGAGAAATGTGACATCATGTTTGCAAATATTGTGTCAAGAGTTTTGGCTCAACAACAATGTGGAGAGCTCCAATCTTTTCGCCTCCAATGGCAATTTGGGTGGGACGGTTCCCATCTCGACGCGTGGCTTCGCACTGTCGCTGCTCGTAAAGTAAAAGAACTCTATCTCGACATTCATATAGGCTATTCCTATGATGATGTGGAAAATCTGAAATTGCCTccaatctttttctctttcaggACATTAGTGGTTCTGATATTAAGCGGcgatattgatattgatattgatattgatgttgatgttgatgttgatacTCCTGCCTTATCCTTTCATTTCCCGAGTCTAAAGATACTGCATCTGCTAAATATTCATTTAGCCGAAGACTCTTTCTTGAGGCTCCTCTGTGGCTGCCCTATCCTCGAAGATTTGTCATTCACAAGTGAACACTTGGAGGGTCAATATAAAATATGTGTTCCTTTGCTGAAACGTTTATGTATCCTAGAAACTGAATTTAATGACTCTGATTACCAACTTGAGATATACGCCCCAGCTCTTGAGTACTTCAATTTCGATGGTTATCTGCGCGATATCAAATTCCATGAAAATCTAGACAACGTTGTTCAGGCAGGTGTCTATATCTCTACATTTGAAGTTGAAGATGAACATGAAGAATGTTTCAGCAAAAGGGTATTCAGGCTTTTTGCTGCACTGAATAACGTCAAATTCCTCTCATTTTCTCCTAGTGGCATAGAG TGGCACAGCATTGCAAACATTTATCCTTCCGCGTTTCAGAATTTGGTCCAACTGGAATTTAAAGTTGTTGATTGTAACTGGCATTTGCTAGAAGACTTGCTCCAAAAAGCTCCTAATCTTGAATCTCTTGTTATTTCTAAG GGATATGATTTCATTCAAAGCAACTTATGCTGGAAGGAGCCAAAATATGAACCTGAATATCTGTCATCACTCACAAGTTTTTATTACAGAGGATTTAAAGGTTTGAATGATGAAGTGGAATTTGTGAAATATATTCTAAAGGGGGCAAGAGTTTTGAAGACAGCAacaattcaattttataaagGAGAGTCGAAGGAAAGTGTTCCTGAGAAATTATCAGTGTTCCCAAGGCCCGCAACAACTTGTCTACTTAGAGATGAATGA